A single Chaetodon trifascialis isolate fChaTrf1 chromosome 18, fChaTrf1.hap1, whole genome shotgun sequence DNA region contains:
- the cdv3 gene encoding protein CDV3 homolog produces the protein MADVTPEKSLDDFFAKRDKKKKKEKGKGKETTGPTSAVVKKTKREKEKQAKNENVDAQTEKEDEEWKEFEQKEVDYSGLRLQALQISDEKEEEEYEKEEVGEDGEIILVSGDKVSGPWNKSGAAPAPAAAPVEDVEVPESKPAGVYRPPGARLSTTKRVHTQGPPEIFSDAQFPSLLATKHVETRKDREMEKTFEVVKHRNRGREESSGASMQQLQLDNQYAILGDK, from the exons ATGGCGGATGTAACGCCAGAGAAAAGCCTGGACGATTTCTTTGCCAAGCGggataaaaagaagaagaaagaaaagggaaagggCAAGGAGACTACTGGGCCCACGTCGGCTGTGGTGAAAAAGAcgaagagggagaaagaaaaacaggccAAAAACGAGAACGTAGACGCTCAGACTGAAAAG GAGGACGAGGAATGGAAAGAGTTTGAGCAGAAAGAAGTGGACTACAGCGGCCTTCGGCTCCAAGCTTTACAGATTAG CGAcgagaaggaggaagaggagtacGAGAAGGAGGAGGTtggtgaggatggagagatcATTCTGGTCAGCGGAGACAAAGTGTCTGGTCCCTGGAACAAGTCCGGTGCAGCTCcggctcctgctgctgcacccGTGG AGGATGTAGAGGTGCCCGAGTCGAAGCCTGCCGGGGTGTATCGCCCTCCAGGGGCTCGGCTGTCTACCACCAAACGAGTGCACACCCAGGGCCCTCCGGAGATCTTCAGTGATGCACAGTTCCCCTCTCTACTGGCCACCAAGCACGTGGAGACACGCAA GgacagagaaatggagaagACCTTTGAGGTTGTGAAACACAGGAACCgcggcagagaggagagcagcggCGCCTCCATGCAGCAGTTGCAGCTTGACAACCAGTATGCCATCCTGGGGGACAAGTAG